The Candidatus Methylarchaceae archaeon HK02M2 nucleotide sequence TGGAGAGGTCGGATAGGCAAGTTTTTTTCAGAGATGGATTTTGACAATTATGGTAATAACGATATAAGAGACAAGATCATATTCTTTCATGATAAAATGAAGTATAAGAATTTTGACAATTTTATTAGAGAGATTGTTGAAAAATTGAGCGTTAAGATTGATGCAATGGTAACAACAGATATACATAGAATATTTAGGCTTCCAAATACGCTACATGGAAGTACAGGTATGATTAAAAAGAGTTGTAAAGATTTGCTATCTTTTAACCCTCTCATTGACGCAGTTGTCCTAAGTGAAGAGCCTCTGAAGATATTTGTTGACCATTCACCAATTTTTACTCTAAAGGGCAATCTATTTGGACCTTATAAATCAGAGATTGTTAATTTGCCAATTATGGCTGCTGTTTATTTAATAGGAAAGGGAGTAGCTGAGGTGTATTAATGTGGTAGAGTCTTTGTTAGATAGAATTTATAAATTAATAGAATTAGAATATGAGAACGAGAGATTAGAAAAAATTTCCAAGAGTTTCTATACAGATGTCGCAATTCATGTGAATAAAATGAACGAGGAGATATATCAGAGTGAAAAAAGTATTAGGAGTAATTTAGCTATCAAGGAAAGAAAAATGATTTTAGATTTAATCGATAGATTGATCGATTTGAGGATAAAAAAGGCATATAATTTGGATGATACAGAAATGTTGACTGCTGAAGAGAGATACATAATTGAGCCTTTAACCCAATCTGCCAAGAAATTAAAGAAAGTTATCAAAGCTATAGAGAATGGTCAATCATCTAGATTGGAAAAGATATCCGATATCATATCTTCTAGATTGACTATAGTCAAGTTTCTGAAACCTATTCCATCGATAATGGGTATAGACTTGAAAATATACGGTCCGTTTAAGGAGGAGGATATTGCAGTAATTCCTCTGGAAAATGCAAAGCCTTTAATAAATCAAAATATAATAATTGATGTTTGGATTGACGATTTATGAATTGAAATACAGCTTATAGTTACATAGAATTGAATTTTATTAATGAATTGGAATTTAAGATTTTTCTTGATATTATCTTTTATTGAATGAGATGAAATATACTATTTCTAAACGTTTCTTAAATATAATAGTTTCTTCTATCAGACTCTTACGATAGTTGAATTAAAACAATGACTCGGATGGAACTAGAACTATAATACTATATTTTAATTATACAAATTTTATGGTAAATGCTATTTTATTGGTAATCCTTAAATATTTAGGGTTTTTACAAAATTTAACTATGTTGCGAAAGCTATGTAATCAATCTTCTCCTCTAAAAGATGTTATCTTGACTCTCAAACAAGGAAAGATCGTACTCATACATGATTCAAATGACAGAGAAAACGAGACGGATATGGTTATTGCTGCTCAACACATTACTCCTGATCATATAAAAACGATGCGCAAAGATGCAGGAGGACTCATTTGTGTCGCTATCAGATTTGATATCGCAAGTAGGCTAGGGTTACCATACATGTCAGAGATATTAAAAATTGCCAGTAAAAAGTATCCTAATTTGCTAGAACTTATTAATTCTCAAGCCATTTATGGAAGGTCAGCGTTTTCCCTATCTGTAAACCACAGAAAAACGTTTACTGGAATTACAGATTTTGATAGAGCTCTAACGATCAAAAAAATTGCTAGACTTTGTAATCTTGCGATACAAGGTTTTGATGATATTAAGTACGAGTTTGCTAGAAATTTTAGGGCACCAGGTCATATTCAGCTTTTAATAGCCTCTAATGGTCTTATCTCTGAGAGAATCGGTCATACAGAACTCTCCGTCTATCTTGCCCAGTTAGCAGGTCTCACACCTGTGACAGTAATATGTGAGATGCTTGATGATAAAACTCATAGATCTTTGCTAACTCAATCAGCTCGAGATTACGCTAAAATACACGGTAAACCATTCATCGAAGGTTATGAAATAGTAAGCTATTATGAAAGCTCAAATGGGGTGTAATGCTTGAGGAACGCAAAGATAGGTATTGCTGACACAACATTTGCAAGGGTAGATATGGCTGCGATCGCTATAAATATCTTGAAAAGGTATGGGAATGTTAAGATTGTAAGATATACCGTGCCAGGTATAAAGGATTTACCTGTAGCAACGAAAAAGCTATTTGAAGAAAACAATTGTGATGCTGCAATAGCTTTCGGTATGCCAGGCCCTCATCCATTAGATAAACAAAGTGCCCAAGTAGCTTCTACTGGTCTCATGATAACCCAGCTCATGACAAACAAGCATGTACTAGAGGTATTCGTCCATGAAGATGAAGTAAAAGATAATCGTGAGTTGTATGAAATATCAAAAAATAGGGCTGAAAAGCATGTAAATAATGTTATTAAACTCCTTTTCAAACCAGAAGATCTTATGAAAGAAGCTGGCATGGGTAAGCGTCAAGGTTTTCCAGACGTTGGACCGATAATATTGTAGGTGATGAATTAATGGAGAATATCCAAATAGCTTTGGTCGTTTCTGAGTTTAACTTCGATATTTCTTACCTTATGCTAGAGAGAGCTAAAGAGCATGCTATATTTTTAGGAGCGCAAATTACGTACATCTGCAAAGCACCTGGGTCTTTCGATATGCCAATATTAATTGAATCCCTGCTTGAGAAGCAGGATGTGAATGCTGTTGTAACACTTGGGGCGATTGTAGAAGGTGAAACAAAGCACGATGAAATTATCGCGCAACACGTAACCAGAAAGGTAACAGATCTATCGGTCAAATATAGAAAGCCTGTATCTCTTGGAGTTTCAGGACCAGGTATGTCGAGGATTCAGGGTTTAGAGCGTATAGATGAATATGCAAAGAGGGCTGTGGAAGCAGCAGTCAAGATGGTAAAGCGTATAAGGATTTTAAAAGAGATTAAAGTGACCCAATACCCAACTATGGTTGAGTAACTTTGACTGACCAAGTACAAATGACTCTTATTAGAATAGACAACTATGGCCCATGGACTCTCGAGCTCGGCAATGATAGAGAGTATAGATTGCAAATACTTCAGTCTCAGCTTCATGCCCATTTACAAAGATCGTTCGCAATGAAAGGTGGAGCAGTATTTTTCAATCGTTTTGATGAAATGGTTGCAGTCACTAATGGCATTTCCTTAGAGGACCATAAAGAAATTCAAGATGAAATATTGCAGAATTATCCATTTACTATAAGTATGGGTATAGGAGTGGCTGAAGAGCCATTCACTGCTTTAGAGAAAGCAACAATAGCCTTACAGAGATATGGGGAAGGAAAAAAAATAATGACAGGCGAATTATGTGATCTATACAATTATTGTGTACAAATCGCCCATATAGACGTAAACAATATGACAGACAGATTCACAAAAAAATTATCAGCTTATGAAACAGCATTGATGATAAATAAATTAAATGTTAAATTAAGCGAGCTCTTTCTAAATCATAAATCTTTAACTTTCTTTTGTGGCGGAGATAACTTCATAGCAGTTGCGAACGGTGTTTCAGAGAATGAAGTTGAGATGATTCTTAGGTTGACAAGTAAAGATTTTAATCTTATGTTAAAAGCTGGTATCGGTATAGCGAGAACTGGACGAAAAGCTATAGAACTTGCTACGAAAGGATTGGACATGATTAGGGATCGCAAGGTAAAAGGTTCTGTTCAAAAGCTCTCTGACATGTTATGAGAAACTCAATAATAGAAGGAGCAACTGCAATAGTAAGTCAGAATTTAGATATAATTAAGAAAGCATTCATAAGAATAGATGATGGTTATTTCACAGAAGTAAGTGAAAGAAATTCACATAATCGACAAAGATATGTCTGTTATAAAGGGAATAACTTAGTTGTAATACCAGGCTTGATAAATGCGCATACACATCTAGGGGACTCTTTTGCAAAAGATATCGAGATCGATAAATCTTTTAATGAGCTTATCCATCCAATGACTGGCTTAAAGCATAAGCTATTAGACTCGGTAACCCAGAGTTTGATCGTTAAATCAATGAGAGACTCAGCCTTGGATATGTTAAGGTGTGGTGTTACAACATTTGCTGATTTTCGTGAAGGAGGGAAGAAAGGTGTGATTCTCTTAAAAAGAGCTCTTAAAGGAGTGAAGATTAGAGCATTAATTCTTGGAAGACCAAATTACTATTTCGATGAAGAAGAGGTTTTAAAGAATTCCCCTATGCCAGATGAAAAGTTTCACGAAGTCGAAGAAGTTTTAAAGATATGTGATGGTTTGGGTCTAAGTGGTCCTAATGAATATACAGATCAATCTATGAAGGAATTGTCTAGGTTAGTCAATGGCAAGAAGCTATTAGCTATACATGTATGTGAAGATAGATGTTCTGTTGATTTTTCATTAAAAAATTTTCATCAAAGTGAGGTTAAGCGAGCTTTAAAGAATGACAAATTAGATTTTCTTGTTCATCTTACTCATCCAAGAAATGAAGATTTAAAACTCGTTACAAAGGCTAAAGTCCCAGTTGTATGCTGTCCAAGAGCCAACTCGATCTTAGGTTGCGGATTCCCACCAATTAACTCTATGATAAAAAGTGGTATTACAGTTGCTCTAGGTACTGATAATGTTATGTTCAGTTCGATAGATCTATTTCGTGAAATGGATTTTACATCAAGGGTTTCTAGAGCCTTGGAAAGAGAACCTTCAAAGATATCGTCTAAGGAGATTATGAAGATGGCTACGATCAACGCTTCAAAGGCGTTGAAATTGGATAAAGAAATTGGATCGATAGAAGAAGGGAAAAGAGCCGATGCAGTATTTATCAACATGGGTACAAGAAATCTGAAGTCAGTAAAAAATACTATCAACGCTATAGTGCATAGGGTTAGACCTGATGACATTCAAGCCGTGATGGTAGGAGGTGAAATAGTTTATGGATCTCTGCCAAAATATTCATGATGATCGACCTTATATTATCCTGAATGCAGCCATGACTTTGGATGGGAAGATTGCGACGAAAAATAGAGATTCGAAGATGTCGAGTAAAGAAGACCTCATGAGGGTACATTCACTTAGAGCTTCTGTTGACGCCATAATGGTTGGTATAAATACAATTTTAGTTGATAATCCATCTCTCACAGTGAGATACTGCAAAGGGAGGAACCCAATGAGGGTAGTTGTTGATAGTAGAGCGAGAACTCCTATAAAGTCAAGGATAATTTCTTCTGAATCTCAAACTCTTATAGCAACCACCAGCAAAGCATCGTACAATCGAGTGAAAAATCTTGAAAGTGCTGGAGCGAAGGTAATAATATGTGGAGATAAAGAAAAGGTAGATCTTATAATATTACTCAAGAAACTTAAAGAGATGGGTGTAAGGAAGTTACTTGTAGAAGGTGGCGGCAATATTAACTGGAGTTTAATCAGCAAAAAATTGTTCGATGAGTTAAATGTTACTATATGCCCATATATTTTTGGGGGAAGAGAATCAGTAACTTTAGTAGAGGGTGATGGTGTGGTAAGCGTAGACGAAGGAATTCGAGTAAAACTTTTTAGAGTAAAACAGTTAAGGGATGAATTAATTTTAATCTATCGAGCTTATTGAAATAATAATCACAAATAATTATCAGGTGATGTTGTTGATGAATTTCCTACCTAATCTAACTTGGCAAGAGGTCGATAAGCTAAGAAATAGAACTGAAAAAGTATTGATCCCGATAGGAAGTCTTGAGCAACACGGTCCACATCTACCACTCTCTACAGATACGATCATTGCCTTCGAAGTAGCCAAAAGGGTTGCTGAAAGATTAGACATCGCTTTAATCTCACCAATAAATTTTGGCTTCTCTGTAGAACATTTAGGCTTCCCGGGCACAATTTCTTTAGAACCTTTGACCCTAATTGCAATCTTGGAAGATATGTGCTCAAGTTTATCTGAAAATGGCTTTAGGAAGATTTTCATCATAAATGGTCATTGTGGAAATAGAGCAATTATAGAGGGTGCTATCCAGTTTATTAAAAACGAATTGAATATTTCAATATACTCTTTTACAATATTGAATATGGTTGAAAATGTCTTCTCTAAAATAAGAGAGTCCAAAATCGGAGATATAGGGCATGCTGACGAGATTGAGACTTCTTTGATGCTCACGATCTGTCCCGAAAAGGTAAGGATAGATAAATATGTAGATGAATCTCCTAAGTTACAGCCTCATCTCTCATTTGAAACAAGAGATCGAGGTTTCTCATTTGCATGGAAGACAAAGGAAGTAAGCGATTCTGGGGTAATTGGCGCACCTAGTAAAGCTTCCAAGGAGAAAGGAAAACTCATTTTGGAAGACCTCGTGACAAGAATTAGTGTACTCGTAGGAGATCTTTAAACATTAAATAATCTCGAGGTTACTCTTGTGACTATGAATACTATCACACCAGAAGAGATGGCAATCGCTGATGAAAACTCAGAGTATCTGGGAGTATCAAGAATTCTTTTGATGGAAAATGCAGGGAAAAGTGTCGCAGAAATCGTTAAAGAAAAACTAGAGAAAACATCAGGAAAAAAAGTTGTTGTCGTGGCTGGGACTGGGAATAATGGAGGAGACGGTCTTGTATGTGCAAGGCACATATCTGAAAGAGCAAACGTAATTGTCATCCTTTTAGGGAGAGTTGGAGATATAAAAACCTATGAGTCTTTAACAAATTGGAAAATAATTCAAAAAATGAAGATCAAAGTCCGATACGCTTTAGCACCTAATGTTGACTCATTATTGAATTTGGTAAGTGAAATAGAAGAAGCAGATATTATAGTCGACGCAATCTTTGGGACAGGAATCAAGGGAAAGATAAGAGAGCCTTTTTCATCTGCTATAGATAAGATCAATTTATCAAAGGGCTTTAAGGTTGCTGTCGATATACCTTCTGGTCTAGACCCTTTAACTGGAGATGTTCACGATAAATGTGTGATAGCAGACGTTACTGTTACTTTGCATAAAATGAAAGTTGGATTAGTAAATAAAAGCAATATAACAGGAGACGTAATTGTGTCTTCGATAGGAATGCCACCAGAAGCTGAAATTGTAGCTGGACCCGGTGATGTACGTTATTCTATAAAACCAAGATATGCATTTTCAAAGAAAGGGGATTATGGTCGTATATTGATAATAGGGGGAAGTAAAGATTATTCTGGAGCACCAACATTGGCAGCTCTTGCATCTTTACGTACTGGAGCAGATTTGGCGATTATAGCTGCACCAAAAAGCGTAGTTGACGTAATCCGGTCGTTTTCGCCGAACCTTATTGTGAGAAAATTGGGAGATGATTACTTTACTTCCAACGATCTACCAGAGTTGAAAAAGTTGGCAGAGCATTGTTCAAGTATAATAGCAGGTCCAGGTCTAGGATTGGAAGAAGAGACAAAAAACGCTATTTTAGACTTCATGATGACAGTAGGAAAGGACAAGCCTATGTTGATTGATGCTGATGCTCTAAAAGCCTTATCGAAAGATCCTACATGCTTATATGGTTATCCAGCGGTGATTACACCCCATGTAGGAGAGTTCGAGATAGTTACGCATAGCATAATGGCACCGCCAAATAAATTAAAAGATAGGATACAAGATGTTAAGAATGAAGCTAATAGATTAGGTTTAACTATATTATTAAAGAGTCATGAGGATATAATATCTGATGGTAATCGTTTCAAGATAAATCTGACCGGAAATCCAGGAATGACTACTGGTGGAACAGGAGATATATTATCAGGCATAGTGGCTACATTATTGGCTTGGGGCGTAAATCCATTTAGAGCTGCTAGTGCTGGTGCCTTTATTTCTGGATCTGCTGGAGATCTAGCAGTAAAGGATATGGGATATCATATAATGGCAACAGATGTTATAGATAAGATTAATGATGCGTTGATTAAGTTTGATATCCCTGAGATGGAATAAGAAAAAATAGGTCTTAATGGCTATTATTGATCAGCGTTGGTTATAATGGCTTTCGAGCGCAAAAGAGTATTCAGTCTGACTGAGATTCAACACCTTTTAATCGCATGGCTAGTACTTGGGATTTGTTTTTCCATACAAGGACTCTCTTCCCCAAACTTATTCATTAGGCTTCTCTTTATCTCTTTATTGACTTTAGGAGCGGGATTCATAGGTCATGAGTTAGCCCATAAATTTATAGCTCAAAGATATAGATGCTTTGCAGAATTCAGAATATGGCCTTTAGGGTTAGGCTTTGCTTTATTATTTGCTTTAATCTCGGGGGGGAGAATGATCTTCGCCGCTCCAGGGGCAGTATATATCCTGCCAATTTCATTCGGTCTAGGTCTTGTTATCAGCAAGAGAGAGAACGGTATAATCTCTCTAGCAGGCCCTCTGACAAACGTACTTTTCGCTCTTTTTTTCTTTTTTTTAATAGGCAATATTGGACTCTTATCCGAAATAGGATATTTGGGGTTTTTAATCAATATTTGGCTTGCAGCATTTAATATGATTCCATTCCCACCCATGGATGGATTTAAAGTATTTTCATGGAACAAAGGAATCTGGGCTATTATAGCGATACCTTTATGGATTATAACTTTCTTACCATTACCATTATAGTAACTTTCTTCAGACAAAGACATCACCGAGGATATTATATTGATTGAAATATTAGAAGTGATAGATACTTGATTTTAAAAAATCATCTAAACGATTTGGTTAAAATGGGTGTAACATCTCTTTTAATTTGCCTACAGACTCGTAAGGTTTTCTAACAGCTTCTACTATATGCATTCCCCTAAAATCCCGCCTTATGAGTTGGGATATGACACCTTTCCAATCGATAGAACCATCTCCTATTCCAAAGTGCGCATCTCTATCGCCATTATTATCATGTGAGTGAACAGTAATGAACCTATCTGAAAGTTTTGATATAAAATCATCTATATTCGATCCTATGTGCGCATGACCCAAATCGAAGACTATCTTTAGACGAATGTTATTTCTCTTAAAGAACTCTTCGAAATCGACAGGTTTTGTCATAAAATATTGTGTATTAGGGTTCATGTTCTCAACGGCAAGTACTATGCCAAAAGACCCAGCATAGTCGTAGAGCGTTAAGATAGATTCTTCATTTAACTTAGATATAATACGATCATTGCAATCTGTTTTTAGACCAGGATGTAGGACAAAAGCTTTCGCCTCTATTAAAGCCGCAGTCTCTATAGATTTTTTAAGCTTGGCTAAAGACTCACGGCGTCTACTACTATTGATATCCGCAATATTTATCCTACTATAAGGTGAGTGAATCGTAAATATATATCCCTGTGAACTTAATTCCTGAATCAATTTGACCCTATTACGAGTAATAGAGTGAAAACCTTCATCGACTATCTCCCAAATATCTGGATTTTGAGAACTTTCTCTTTCAGACTTTACTTCTTCTATTATCTTTTCAAAAGGCTCTTCTTTCAGGAAGAGAAAGAGAGATGATAAACCAACTAAAGCCATGAAATCACTTTGGGGCTAACCACTCAATAAATTCGTGAATATGATCGCTTTGTATGATAATCTTAATGGGGCCTAAAGGAGACTCGCTCTCTTCTTCACATACGTTAACAGACCCAACAAATGCAGCCTGTTTATTGAAGATTAACCATGTGGTATCTTGATTCATTCGACTAAATAATAATCTTCGCACTACAGCCAACATTTGCTTCGCTCTTATACGCTCATAGATATAATAAAGACTCCTCTCATCTTTTGTTGAAGTGGTTACGGTTTTATTATCTAGCAAGAAATCTGAATCTGTATCCTTTATTAGATTCCGAATCGTAGATATTACTTTATCAATATCCTCAGATGGGTTAATAAAAGCTTCTACAGTTATATTTAAATGATGGTTAAAAGGTTGAATTTTCAAGTTAAACTAATTTACCTCCCAAAATTGAGCAGTTACTAGATATGGGAAGTCTCTCTTTTTACTTAAAATTTTTTGTTTTAATTCCAAGATGTTAAGATTGTCTAAGATTGGAACTTGGGCCAATCTCACGCCATGATCTTCTGGTGGAAACTCATAGATATGAATATACATTTTGACGAATTCGTTAGGGAAATACCCTTCGCCTTTCCATATCTTTTTTGTTCATAAATAACGAGAACCTATAGCAGTAGCGGGTCCTACTAGGCAATTTTAATTAGATGTTGTTTTTTAGTAACTTTAGTTAATTGTACTCTTCAAGGCCTTGTATAGGTTTCTGATAGTGACTTCTGTAACACCGGCAGCATCGGCAATCTCTTTCTGAGTTACATCTATGTTGTCAAGAAGGCATGCTATGTACAACGATGCACCCGCCTTTCCCATGGGGTCTTTTCCAGCCGAGACTCCTGATATCTTTGCCTCATCAAGGATTCTTATGGCTTTTCTAGCGCTCTTCTCGGGGACTCCAACTTTGCTAGCTATTCTTGGAACGCATTTCCTTGAATCGGTTACAGGCATCTTAAGGTCCAATTCTCTATGGAGGAGTCGATAACTCTTGGCAACTATCTTTCTCTCTACTCCACTTGCCTTGGCTACATCATTCAGTGTTCTAGGTGTATCGGTTTCTCTACACGCAGCGTAAAGTGAAGCTGCTATTAGGGCTGAGATCGTGCGGCCTCTTACTAGACGTTTCTTCAGAGCCTTTCGGTAGATATAGGCTGCTTCCTCAACGACATTTTTGCCAACTCCCAGTTTATCGGCGGATCCATGAAGTAAGAAAAAAGCTTGCTCAAGACTCCTGTAAAAGGGCGCCTGCATCTGACTCCTCCTATCCCACATCTGCATCCTCATGGCCCTTGCTCTTTCTTGAGGTGTAAATCGTCTACCAGAAGCGTCTTCTTTACCGTGACCTAACTTTGTAGATAGGCCTCTATCGTGAATTGCTAAAGATGAGGGCATGCCGACCCTAGCTTTTACATCCCTGTCCTCTGGAGTATAACCCCTCCATTCTGGGCTAGTGT carries:
- a CDS encoding amidohydrolase family protein, which codes for MRNSIIEGATAIVSQNLDIIKKAFIRIDDGYFTEVSERNSHNRQRYVCYKGNNLVVIPGLINAHTHLGDSFAKDIEIDKSFNELIHPMTGLKHKLLDSVTQSLIVKSMRDSALDMLRCGVTTFADFREGGKKGVILLKRALKGVKIRALILGRPNYYFDEEEVLKNSPMPDEKFHEVEEVLKICDGLGLSGPNEYTDQSMKELSRLVNGKKLLAIHVCEDRCSVDFSLKNFHQSEVKRALKNDKLDFLVHLTHPRNEDLKLVTKAKVPVVCCPRANSILGCGFPPINSMIKSGITVALGTDNVMFSSIDLFREMDFTSRVSRALEREPSKISSKEIMKMATINASKALKLDKEIGSIEEGKRADAVFINMGTRNLKSVKNTINAIVHRVRPDDIQAVMVGGEIVYGSLPKYS
- a CDS encoding GTP cyclohydrolase IIa; its protein translation is MTDQVQMTLIRIDNYGPWTLELGNDREYRLQILQSQLHAHLQRSFAMKGGAVFFNRFDEMVAVTNGISLEDHKEIQDEILQNYPFTISMGIGVAEEPFTALEKATIALQRYGEGKKIMTGELCDLYNYCVQIAHIDVNNMTDRFTKKLSAYETALMINKLNVKLSELFLNHKSLTFFCGGDNFIAVANGVSENEVEMILRLTSKDFNLMLKAGIGIARTGRKAIELATKGLDMIRDRKVKGSVQKLSDML
- a CDS encoding 2,5-diamino-6-(ribosylamino)-4(3H)-pyrimidinone 5'-phosphate reductase, which produces MDLCQNIHDDRPYIILNAAMTLDGKIATKNRDSKMSSKEDLMRVHSLRASVDAIMVGINTILVDNPSLTVRYCKGRNPMRVVVDSRARTPIKSRIISSESQTLIATTSKASYNRVKNLESAGAKVIICGDKEKVDLIILLKKLKEMGVRKLLVEGGGNINWSLISKKLFDELNVTICPYIFGGRESVTLVEGDGVVSVDEGIRVKLFRVKQLRDELILIYRAY
- a CDS encoding sugar phosphate isomerase/epimerase; this translates as MALVGLSSLFLFLKEEPFEKIIEEVKSERESSQNPDIWEIVDEGFHSITRNRVKLIQELSSQGYIFTIHSPYSRINIADINSSRRRESLAKLKKSIETAALIEAKAFVLHPGLKTDCNDRIISKLNEESILTLYDYAGSFGIVLAVENMNPNTQYFMTKPVDFEEFFKRNNIRLKIVFDLGHAHIGSNIDDFISKLSDRFITVHSHDNNGDRDAHFGIGDGSIDWKGVISQLIRRDFRGMHIVEAVRKPYESVGKLKEMLHPF
- the ribC gene encoding riboflavin synthase: MRNAKIGIADTTFARVDMAAIAINILKRYGNVKIVRYTVPGIKDLPVATKKLFEENNCDAAIAFGMPGPHPLDKQSAQVASTGLMITQLMTNKHVLEVFVHEDEVKDNRELYEISKNRAEKHVNNVIKLLFKPEDLMKEAGMGKRQGFPDVGPIIL
- the tfb gene encoding transcription initiation factor IIB (stabilizes TBP binding to an archaeal box-A promoter; responsible for recruiting RNA polymerase II to the pre-initiation complex); its protein translation is MTPDQYLFNLEENPKYCPQCGRRSILEDSLRGELLCSNCGYIIRESEIDTSPEWRGYTPEDRDVKARVGMPSSLAIHDRGLSTKLGHGKEDASGRRFTPQERARAMRMQMWDRRSQMQAPFYRSLEQAFFLLHGSADKLGVGKNVVEEAAYIYRKALKKRLVRGRTISALIAASLYAACRETDTPRTLNDVAKASGVERKIVAKSYRLLHRELDLKMPVTDSRKCVPRIASKVGVPEKSARKAIRILDEAKISGVSAGKDPMGKAGASLYIACLLDNIDVTQKEIADAAGVTEVTIRNLYKALKSTIN
- the ribB gene encoding 3,4-dihydroxy-2-butanone-4-phosphate synthase, whose translation is MTLKQGKIVLIHDSNDRENETDMVIAAQHITPDHIKTMRKDAGGLICVAIRFDIASRLGLPYMSEILKIASKKYPNLLELINSQAIYGRSAFSLSVNHRKTFTGITDFDRALTIKKIARLCNLAIQGFDDIKYEFARNFRAPGHIQLLIASNGLISERIGHTELSVYLAQLAGLTPVTVICEMLDDKTHRSLLTQSARDYAKIHGKPFIEGYEIVSYYESSNGV
- a CDS encoding NAD(P)H-hydrate dehydratase, which codes for MNTITPEEMAIADENSEYLGVSRILLMENAGKSVAEIVKEKLEKTSGKKVVVVAGTGNNGGDGLVCARHISERANVIVILLGRVGDIKTYESLTNWKIIQKMKIKVRYALAPNVDSLLNLVSEIEEADIIVDAIFGTGIKGKIREPFSSAIDKINLSKGFKVAVDIPSGLDPLTGDVHDKCVIADVTVTLHKMKVGLVNKSNITGDVIVSSIGMPPEAEIVAGPGDVRYSIKPRYAFSKKGDYGRILIIGGSKDYSGAPTLAALASLRTGADLAIIAAPKSVVDVIRSFSPNLIVRKLGDDYFTSNDLPELKKLAEHCSSIIAGPGLGLEEETKNAILDFMMTVGKDKPMLIDADALKALSKDPTCLYGYPAVITPHVGEFEIVTHSIMAPPNKLKDRIQDVKNEANRLGLTILLKSHEDIISDGNRFKINLTGNPGMTTGGTGDILSGIVATLLAWGVNPFRAASAGAFISGSAGDLAVKDMGYHIMATDVIDKINDALIKFDIPEME
- the ribH gene encoding 6,7-dimethyl-8-ribityllumazine synthase; translated protein: MENIQIALVVSEFNFDISYLMLERAKEHAIFLGAQITYICKAPGSFDMPILIESLLEKQDVNAVVTLGAIVEGETKHDEIIAQHVTRKVTDLSVKYRKPVSLGVSGPGMSRIQGLERIDEYAKRAVEAAVKMVKRIRILKEIKVTQYPTMVE
- a CDS encoding creatininase family protein, translating into MNFLPNLTWQEVDKLRNRTEKVLIPIGSLEQHGPHLPLSTDTIIAFEVAKRVAERLDIALISPINFGFSVEHLGFPGTISLEPLTLIAILEDMCSSLSENGFRKIFIINGHCGNRAIIEGAIQFIKNELNISIYSFTILNMVENVFSKIRESKIGDIGHADEIETSLMLTICPEKVRIDKYVDESPKLQPHLSFETRDRGFSFAWKTKEVSDSGVIGAPSKASKEKGKLILEDLVTRISVLVGDL